Proteins co-encoded in one Novosphingobium sp. PP1Y genomic window:
- the queG gene encoding tRNA epoxyqueuosine(34) reductase QueG, producing the protein MVDVAPDTFIEDLQAQARSLGFCAFGIASASEDPVRAQRLETWLDDGMHGSMAWMKERAHHRRSPQGLWPEARSVIALGMSYAPAADPLAHADRPEIARISVYAQGADYHDTVKKALKHLARWIVLEGEKRGLGGADGSVGVKVFTDTAPVMEKPLGAAAGLGWQGKHTNMVSREHGSWLFLGEIYTTLDLAASTPGRDRCGSCSACQDACPTQAFPAPYRLDARRCISYLTIEHKGEIPLEFREALGNRIYGCDDCLAVCPWNKFAQVAHVHRTFLPRGELAAPPLADLLTLDDAGFRKLFSGSPIKRIGRNRFIRNCLYAAGNSKRPDLLEQVGPLLDDPDPAVADAAQWAASKLQSVP; encoded by the coding sequence TTGGTCGATGTCGCGCCGGACACATTCATCGAGGACCTGCAGGCGCAGGCCCGTTCGCTCGGGTTCTGCGCTTTCGGCATCGCTTCGGCAAGCGAAGACCCGGTGCGCGCGCAGCGGCTTGAGACGTGGCTGGACGATGGCATGCACGGTTCGATGGCGTGGATGAAGGAACGCGCCCACCATCGGCGTTCGCCACAAGGGCTTTGGCCGGAAGCGCGCAGCGTGATTGCCTTGGGTATGAGCTATGCTCCCGCCGCCGACCCGCTGGCTCATGCGGATCGTCCTGAAATTGCGCGCATATCGGTCTATGCGCAAGGGGCCGATTACCACGATACGGTGAAGAAGGCGCTCAAGCACCTCGCGCGCTGGATCGTCCTCGAGGGTGAGAAGCGGGGGCTTGGCGGCGCGGACGGCTCGGTCGGCGTGAAAGTCTTCACCGATACCGCACCGGTCATGGAAAAGCCGCTGGGCGCCGCCGCCGGACTGGGCTGGCAGGGCAAGCACACCAACATGGTCAGCCGCGAGCACGGCTCCTGGCTGTTCCTTGGCGAGATCTACACGACGCTGGACCTTGCAGCGTCAACGCCCGGTCGGGATCGCTGCGGGTCATGCAGCGCCTGCCAGGACGCCTGCCCGACACAGGCCTTTCCCGCGCCCTACCGCCTCGATGCGCGGCGCTGCATCAGCTACCTCACGATCGAGCACAAGGGCGAAATCCCGCTCGAGTTCCGCGAGGCACTGGGCAATCGGATCTACGGCTGCGACGATTGCCTGGCCGTGTGCCCATGGAACAAGTTCGCGCAAGTCGCGCATGTCCACCGCACTTTCCTGCCGCGCGGGGAACTGGCCGCGCCGCCGCTGGCCGACCTGCTCACGCTCGACGATGCGGGCTTTCGCAAGCTCTTTTCAGGCTCCCCGATCAAGCGCATCGGCCGCAACCGCTTCATCCGCAATTGCCTCTATGCGGCCGGAAACAGCAAAAGGCCCGACCTGCTGGAACAGGTCGGGCCCTTGCTGGACGATCCGGACCCTGCCGTCGCCGACGCGGCGCAATGGGCCGCGAGCAAACTTCAGAGCGTTCCTTGA
- a CDS encoding ABC transporter ATP-binding protein: protein MNVALGDWRVAGNDQAACADGPDFGPLAIEARGLVKRFDGVTAVDGVDLTVPRGAVYGILGPNGAGKTTTLRMLLGIIDPDRGYRRILGADRPHDVAHAIGYLPEERGLYPAMKAVDAIAFVGALRGLPLKEGRRRGRELLEQHGLGYAADRQIRQLSKGMAQQVQILGTLVHKPRLVIFDEPFSGLDALNQGKLERMMHGLAQDGTTVIFSTHVIAHAERLCDEVAIIAGGKVPFAGPVDVARDRIPAQVRLETRAQDGPWRAALPADARHEGSFWFFSLPDTGIEPLLRALIEGEAGILSLSIERAGLHDAFVAIAGEAAARALEQEKPEELRR from the coding sequence ATGAATGTCGCACTAGGAGATTGGCGAGTGGCGGGCAATGACCAGGCTGCCTGTGCCGATGGGCCTGACTTCGGGCCGCTCGCCATCGAGGCGCGGGGACTGGTCAAGCGTTTCGACGGGGTAACGGCGGTCGACGGCGTCGATCTCACCGTGCCGCGCGGCGCGGTCTACGGCATTCTCGGCCCCAACGGCGCAGGCAAGACGACGACCCTGCGCATGCTGCTGGGCATCATCGACCCCGACCGGGGCTATCGCCGCATCCTGGGTGCGGATCGACCGCATGACGTTGCCCATGCCATCGGCTACCTGCCCGAAGAACGCGGTCTCTACCCCGCGATGAAGGCGGTGGATGCGATCGCCTTCGTCGGCGCCCTGCGCGGCTTGCCGCTGAAGGAAGGCCGCCGGCGCGGGCGCGAACTGCTCGAACAGCATGGTCTGGGCTATGCCGCCGACCGGCAGATCCGGCAGCTTTCCAAGGGCATGGCGCAGCAGGTGCAGATCCTCGGGACGCTCGTCCACAAGCCGCGCCTGGTGATCTTCGATGAACCGTTCTCGGGGCTCGATGCGCTCAATCAGGGCAAGCTCGAACGCATGATGCACGGCCTTGCGCAGGACGGGACGACGGTCATCTTCTCCACCCATGTCATCGCCCATGCCGAGCGGCTGTGCGACGAAGTGGCAATCATCGCCGGGGGCAAGGTGCCTTTTGCCGGACCGGTTGACGTCGCGCGCGACCGGATTCCCGCGCAGGTCCGGCTGGAGACCCGTGCGCAGGACGGTCCGTGGCGCGCCGCGCTGCCTGCCGATGCGCGCCATGAAGGCAGCTTCTGGTTCTTCTCGCTGCCCGATACCGGGATAGAGCCGCTGCTGCGCGCTCTGATCGAAGGCGAAGCCGGCATCCTCTCGCTCTCGATCGAGCGGGCGGGGCTTCACGACGCCTTCGTCGCGATTGCCGGCGAGGCTGCGGCCCGGGCGCTGGAACAGGAAAAGCCCGAGGAATTGCGCCGATGA
- a CDS encoding ABC transporter permease, producing the protein MTRPRGRLSITRAAWVVARRDFVAILMSRTFFFFLLGPLFPLIVGGLAGSVGQRVQQTADNPHVAIVMQGDDAEAMRAARDRLATNIGNLLPDFVILRRLEPGERFDPRTIVDGGRANIAAVLSGTPQAPVLTGPEDQIERWRGQVALIASEALAPRERALPEVRLDRTVTSNANERKGQLRTAQSAQMLLFLLTMMLAGMVLSNLVEEKGNKIIEVLAAAIPMESVFFGKLFAMLGVSFVGISVWGAVGAALYVAAGTAVPQLPDPAVGWPMLMALGIVYFAMAYLLLGSVFLAIGSMATTVREVQTLSMPVTMLQLLVFFFASFAMTQPGSFMEVAAVFFPFSSPFAMLARAAQDPALSPHLFAVIWQMIWVGLLVRFGSALFRRRVMKSGPGRSDRRGGFRGLLRRASANASEAV; encoded by the coding sequence ATGACCCGTCCCCGCGGCAGACTGTCGATCACCCGCGCTGCATGGGTCGTTGCCCGGCGTGACTTCGTGGCGATCCTGATGAGCCGGACCTTCTTCTTCTTTCTGCTCGGCCCGCTGTTCCCGCTCATCGTCGGTGGACTGGCCGGCAGCGTCGGCCAGCGTGTGCAGCAGACGGCGGACAATCCTCATGTCGCCATTGTCATGCAGGGCGACGATGCAGAGGCGATGCGGGCGGCAAGGGACCGACTGGCGACCAATATCGGCAATCTCCTGCCCGATTTCGTGATCCTGCGACGACTGGAGCCGGGAGAACGGTTCGATCCGCGCACCATCGTCGACGGTGGCAGGGCCAATATCGCGGCGGTGCTCTCGGGCACGCCGCAGGCGCCGGTCCTCACCGGCCCGGAAGACCAGATCGAACGCTGGCGGGGACAGGTGGCGCTCATCGCCTCCGAAGCGCTTGCGCCGCGCGAACGGGCCTTGCCCGAAGTGCGGCTGGACCGGACTGTGACCAGCAACGCCAATGAACGCAAGGGCCAGCTCAGGACTGCCCAGTCCGCGCAGATGCTGCTGTTCCTGCTCACGATGATGCTGGCGGGCATGGTCCTGTCCAACCTCGTCGAGGAAAAGGGCAACAAGATCATCGAGGTGCTGGCCGCGGCGATTCCGATGGAATCGGTCTTCTTCGGCAAGCTCTTCGCCATGCTCGGGGTGTCCTTCGTCGGCATCTCCGTCTGGGGTGCAGTCGGGGCGGCGCTTTATGTGGCGGCCGGAACGGCCGTCCCGCAGTTGCCGGATCCGGCGGTAGGCTGGCCGATGCTCATGGCTTTGGGCATCGTCTATTTCGCCATGGCCTACCTGCTTCTCGGCTCGGTCTTCCTGGCGATCGGCTCGATGGCAACGACCGTGCGCGAGGTCCAGACCCTGTCGATGCCGGTCACGATGCTGCAGCTTCTCGTCTTCTTCTTCGCCAGCTTCGCGATGACCCAGCCGGGCTCCTTCATGGAAGTGGCAGCGGTGTTCTTTCCGTTCAGCTCGCCTTTCGCGATGCTGGCGCGCGCCGCGCAGGACCCGGCGCTGTCCCCGCACCTGTTCGCGGTGATCTGGCAGATGATCTGGGTAGGCCTGCTGGTGCGTTTCGGCTCGGCACTGTTCAGGCGCCGGGTGATGAAATCCGGGCCGGGGCGCTCGGACCGGCGCGGCGGCTTCAGGGGGCTCCTGCGCCGCGCTTCGGCGAACGCGTCGGAAGCGGTCTGA